The following are from one region of the Streptomyces decoyicus genome:
- a CDS encoding helix-turn-helix transcriptional regulator translates to MSTAAEAGLRRILAVVDLLIDAVDEETLVPALLPLLLGAVPGDSIIWSPRAGSAERPLTLPAGLLTPDVRDAFARESAADSLVTHTTLGPGTPMRRSTLQTCSEFHALAAYRDVYHPLEAEQQLAMSFPAGYAGGVPRKVCVAISRSGSDFSDDDVAAAALLRTRLSRVLNRLAPPTTSPPSPVTRRESAVLTLLARGLTNQQIAHRLAISPRTVDKHLEHAYAKLRVGGRVEAANAWLTRGRTAVRSAL, encoded by the coding sequence ATGAGCACGGCCGCGGAGGCCGGCCTGCGGCGCATTCTCGCCGTCGTGGACCTTCTGATCGATGCCGTCGACGAGGAGACCCTGGTTCCGGCACTGCTCCCGCTGCTGCTCGGCGCCGTTCCCGGCGACAGCATCATCTGGTCCCCCCGCGCCGGCTCCGCCGAGCGGCCGCTCACCCTGCCCGCCGGTCTGCTGACCCCGGACGTACGGGACGCGTTCGCGCGCGAGTCGGCGGCGGACTCCCTGGTCACCCACACCACCCTCGGGCCCGGCACCCCGATGCGCCGCTCGACCCTCCAGACCTGCAGCGAATTCCATGCCCTCGCCGCCTACCGCGACGTCTACCACCCGTTGGAGGCCGAGCAGCAGCTCGCGATGTCGTTCCCCGCGGGCTACGCCGGCGGTGTACCGCGGAAGGTGTGTGTGGCGATCAGCCGCAGCGGCAGCGACTTCTCCGACGACGATGTGGCGGCCGCCGCCCTGCTGCGCACCCGGCTCAGCCGCGTCCTCAACCGGCTCGCCCCGCCGACGACGTCTCCGCCCTCCCCCGTCACCCGCCGCGAATCCGCCGTACTCACCCTGCTCGCCCGCGGCCTGACGAACCAGCAGATCGCGCACCGGCTGGCGATCAGCCCGCGCACCGTCGACAAGCATCTGGAGCACGCCTACGCGAAGCTGCGGGTGGGCGGCCGGGTCGAGGCGGCGAACGCGTGGCTGACCCGTGGTCGGACGGCGGTACGGAGCGCGCTGTGA
- a CDS encoding alpha/beta hydrolase, whose product MPPYVHPELAGVLAALPERPENPYTDIEATRASFRALMTPRMPVHDPRVGIRHLSVPGPDGNSIDVQVLRPAGAEGLLPGVLYLHGGGFAYGELDGPSPMARDVCADAGAVVVNVHYRLAPEHRYPAGVEDCYAVLEWMAAAAGELGLDAGRIAVTGASAGGGLSAALCLLARDRRGPRIAFQSLLVPCLDDRGGSASLRRVTDRRIVNGDGIRHTWDTYLGPGRGAEVPAYAAPARATDLSGLPPAYLLTCGLDPLRDEGLDYARRLMEAQVAVEVRDVPGAWHFFEAYAPHSALARRTTSHWLGALRTALREGCG is encoded by the coding sequence GTGCCCCCGTACGTCCATCCGGAACTGGCCGGTGTCCTGGCCGCGCTGCCGGAGCGGCCGGAGAATCCGTACACCGACATCGAGGCGACCCGCGCCTCCTTCCGGGCGCTGATGACACCGCGGATGCCCGTACACGACCCCCGGGTCGGCATCCGGCACCTGTCCGTCCCCGGGCCGGACGGCAACAGCATCGACGTGCAGGTACTGCGCCCCGCCGGGGCCGAGGGCCTCCTGCCGGGGGTGCTCTACCTCCACGGGGGCGGCTTCGCGTACGGGGAGCTGGACGGGCCCAGCCCGATGGCACGGGACGTCTGTGCCGACGCAGGTGCGGTCGTGGTCAATGTGCACTACCGGCTGGCGCCCGAGCACCGGTACCCCGCGGGCGTCGAGGACTGCTACGCCGTCCTGGAGTGGATGGCCGCTGCCGCCGGTGAACTCGGCCTCGACGCCGGGCGGATCGCCGTCACCGGAGCGTCCGCGGGCGGCGGTCTGAGCGCCGCCCTGTGCCTGCTGGCCCGCGACCGCCGGGGCCCGCGGATCGCCTTCCAGAGCCTGCTCGTCCCCTGTCTCGACGACCGGGGCGGCAGCGCCTCCCTGCGGCGCGTCACGGACCGGCGCATCGTCAACGGCGACGGCATCCGGCACACCTGGGACACCTACCTGGGCCCCGGCCGGGGCGCCGAGGTCCCCGCGTACGCGGCGCCCGCCCGCGCCACCGACCTCTCGGGCCTCCCGCCCGCCTACCTCCTCACCTGCGGCCTCGACCCCCTGCGGGACGAAGGGCTCGACTACGCCCGCCGCCTGATGGAGGCGCAGGTGGCCGTCGAGGTCAGGGACGTCCCCGGCGCCTGGCACTTCTTCGAGGCGTACGCCCCGCACAGCGCACTGGCGCGGCGGACCACCTCGCACTGGC
- a CDS encoding LysR family substrate-binding domain-containing protein encodes MTGSEESPAFRLAYVPGVTPTKWVRIWNERLPDVPLTLVPVAAADAFGLLRDGGADAGFVRLPVDREDLSAIPLYTETTVVVIPKDHLMTAVDEVSAEDLADELVLHPLDDTLDWERPWGRPAIERPATTLDAVELVAAGVGLLVVPQSLARLHHRKDLTYRPVADAPASRVALSWPQDETTDLVEDFIGIVRGRTVNSSRGRRPSPAPAQPKAKRPETGSARRKTAAGKPSGTGSRSGSGGRSGSGGGARGGKRGKPRRRS; translated from the coding sequence CTGGCTCGGAAGAATCCCCTGCGTTCCGGCTCGCGTACGTCCCGGGGGTGACGCCCACGAAGTGGGTGCGGATCTGGAACGAGCGGCTGCCCGACGTCCCGCTGACCCTTGTGCCGGTGGCCGCCGCCGACGCCTTCGGCCTGCTGCGGGACGGCGGCGCCGACGCGGGTTTCGTGCGGTTGCCGGTCGACCGGGAGGATCTCAGCGCGATCCCGCTCTACACCGAGACGACGGTGGTCGTGATCCCCAAGGACCACCTCATGACGGCGGTCGACGAGGTGTCCGCGGAGGATCTGGCCGACGAGCTCGTGCTGCACCCCCTCGACGACACCCTCGACTGGGAGCGTCCTTGGGGGCGGCCCGCGATCGAGCGCCCCGCCACCACCCTGGACGCCGTCGAACTGGTCGCGGCCGGCGTGGGTCTCCTCGTCGTCCCGCAGTCCCTCGCCCGTCTGCACCACCGCAAGGACCTCACGTACCGGCCGGTCGCGGACGCCCCCGCGTCACGCGTCGCGCTGTCGTGGCCGCAGGACGAGACCACCGACCTGGTCGAGGACTTCATCGGGATCGTCCGCGGGCGGACCGTCAACAGCTCACGGGGGCGCCGCCCGTCCCCGGCCCCGGCCCAGCCGAAGGCCAAGCGTCCCGAGACGGGCAGCGCCCGGCGGAAGACCGCGGCCGGCAAGCCGTCCGGCACCGGCTCACGGAGCGGTTCCGGCGGCCGGAGCGGTTCCGGCGGCGGCGCCAGGGGCGGCAAGCGGGGCAAGCCTCGCCGCCGTTCGTAG
- a CDS encoding PadR family transcriptional regulator, which yields MAEYSPARYVVLGLVARHGPMTPYELKARVEDDIQPFWPILHAQLYRIPPELARAGLLREETETAGRRRRIFHLTDAGRAALERWLADPDTVEAETRDPAQLKLFFADLGDPSDIVALATQQAERHRTLLAHYASLRAALDPSEDSRQRSRARVLRLGVLHERAHAEFWESMAADPERLDD from the coding sequence ATGGCGGAGTACAGCCCGGCGAGATACGTCGTGCTCGGTCTGGTCGCCCGGCACGGGCCGATGACGCCGTACGAGCTCAAGGCACGGGTCGAGGACGACATCCAGCCCTTCTGGCCGATCCTCCATGCGCAGCTGTACCGGATCCCGCCGGAGCTGGCACGGGCCGGGCTGCTGCGGGAAGAGACCGAGACGGCGGGCCGCCGCCGGCGGATCTTCCACCTCACCGACGCCGGCCGCGCCGCACTGGAGCGCTGGCTGGCCGACCCGGACACGGTCGAGGCGGAAACCCGCGACCCGGCGCAGCTGAAGCTCTTCTTCGCCGACCTCGGCGACCCCTCCGACATCGTCGCCCTCGCCACACAACAGGCGGAGCGGCACCGCACCTTGCTCGCCCACTATGCGTCGCTGCGCGCCGCGCTCGATCCGTCGGAGGACTCCCGGCAGCGCTCGCGCGCACGGGTGCTGCGGCTGGGTGTGCTGCACGAGCGGGCCCATGCCGAGTTCTGGGAGTCGATGGCCGCCGACCCGGAGAGGCTCGACGACTGA
- a CDS encoding class I SAM-dependent methyltransferase encodes MTTSAGVTPGASVDEERVQRFLEKVITDTGAAVAGLCTSLGDRLGLYTAMAGAGPLTSAQLAARTGLVERYVREWLAAQVAGEYISYAPGTDTYRLPDEHAAVLADPDLPTYAAGFSTLLQAIYATEDTLLEAFRTGEGVGWEEHGPALFAGTAKFFRPGYAASLVPEWLTSLDGVVEKLERGARVADVGCGYGYSTTLMAQAFPRSHFDGFDFHGPSIEAARGLVAEQGLDDRVSFEVATAQDFPGEDFDLITFFDCLHDIGDPGGALHHAEHALADGGTCMVVEPNTSANAQENANPIGRALTAASGAVCLPSALAQHGPQALGNHAGEEAMRQIADEAGLHHWRLAAESPVNRVYAVGR; translated from the coding sequence ATGACGACCTCCGCCGGTGTGACACCCGGCGCCTCGGTGGACGAGGAACGGGTGCAGCGGTTCCTGGAGAAAGTGATCACCGACACCGGCGCCGCGGTCGCCGGTCTGTGCACCTCGCTCGGCGATCGCCTCGGTCTGTACACGGCCATGGCCGGCGCCGGTCCGCTCACCTCCGCACAGCTCGCCGCCCGTACGGGACTGGTCGAGCGCTATGTGCGCGAATGGCTGGCCGCCCAGGTCGCCGGGGAGTACATCAGCTACGCGCCCGGCACCGACACCTACCGCCTGCCCGACGAGCACGCCGCCGTCCTGGCCGACCCGGATCTGCCGACGTACGCGGCGGGCTTCTCCACGCTGCTCCAGGCGATCTACGCCACCGAGGACACCCTCCTGGAGGCCTTCCGCACCGGCGAGGGCGTCGGCTGGGAGGAACACGGCCCTGCGCTGTTCGCCGGCACCGCGAAGTTCTTCCGCCCCGGCTACGCGGCCTCACTGGTACCGGAGTGGCTGACCTCGCTGGACGGCGTGGTGGAGAAGCTGGAGCGCGGTGCCCGTGTCGCGGACGTGGGATGCGGCTACGGCTACTCCACGACGCTGATGGCGCAGGCCTTCCCGCGGTCACACTTCGACGGCTTCGACTTCCACGGCCCGTCCATCGAAGCGGCCCGCGGCCTCGTGGCCGAGCAGGGACTGGACGACCGGGTCAGCTTCGAGGTCGCCACCGCCCAGGACTTCCCCGGCGAGGACTTCGACCTGATCACGTTCTTCGACTGCCTGCACGACATCGGAGATCCGGGCGGCGCGCTGCACCACGCCGAGCACGCACTGGCCGACGGCGGAACCTGCATGGTCGTCGAGCCGAACACCTCGGCCAACGCGCAGGAGAACGCCAACCCCATCGGCCGGGCGCTGACCGCCGCCTCGGGCGCCGTCTGCCTGCCGTCCGCGCTCGCCCAGCACGGACCGCAGGCACTGGGAAACCACGCGGGTGAGGAGGCGATGCGGCAGATCGCCGACGAAGCCGGACTCCACCACTGGCGACTGGCCGCGGAGAGCCCCGTCAACCGCGTCTATGCCGTCGGGCGCTGA
- a CDS encoding DUF1059 domain-containing protein, whose protein sequence is MRKKIDCRDHPSEMNCTLVISGEEEEVVRAASEHAVSVHGHADSPELREQIRSSMKDEVPQHA, encoded by the coding sequence ATGCGCAAGAAGATCGACTGCCGGGATCACCCGAGCGAGATGAACTGCACCCTCGTCATCTCCGGCGAGGAGGAGGAAGTGGTCCGCGCCGCCAGCGAGCACGCGGTATCCGTGCACGGGCACGCGGACAGCCCGGAGCTGCGCGAACAGATCAGGTCGTCGATGAAGGACGAGGTTCCGCAGCACGCCTGA